The Rhododendron vialii isolate Sample 1 chromosome 6a, ASM3025357v1 genome includes a window with the following:
- the LOC131331076 gene encoding pathogenesis-related thaumatin-like protein 3.5 — MTMASKHSVSLLLLVPLAFFFLGSTVSAAVFTLQNRCTYTVWPGTLSGNGAAVLGGGGFQLAPGGSSEFPAPPGWSGRFWARTGCKFDRSGNGSCLTGDCGGLMCVGGGAPPVTLVEFTIASGGKNDKDFYDVSLVDGYNVGMGVRPSSNGAGDCQYAGCVADLNGNCPQELQVMSSGAVVACKSACEAFDTPEFCCTGDHATPGTCSPTRYSEMFKNACPTAYSYAYDDASSTCTCAGSDYLITFCPTG; from the exons ATGACTATGGCGTCTAAGCACAGtgtctctctcctcctccttgtTCCCCTCGCATTCTTCTTCCTAG GGTCCACAGTTTCAGCCGCCGTGTTCACGCTTCAGAACCGTTGCACCTACACAGTTTGGCCAGGCACACTTTCCGGCAATGGCGCCGCCGTCCTTGGAGGCGGCGGCTTCCAATTGGCACCCGGCGGGTCAAGCGAGTTTCCTGCCCCACCCGGATGGTCGGGTCGGTTCTGGGCTCGAACTGGCTGCAAGTTCGACCGCTCGGGCAACGGTAGTTGCCTCACCGGCGACTGTGGCGGCCTAATGTGCGTCGGCGGTGGTGCTCCGCCGGTTACGCTGGTGGAATTCACCATCGCCAGCGGCGGCAAGAACGACAAGGACTTCTACGATGTGAGCCTCGTCGACGG GTACAACGTGGGCATGGGCGTACGGCCCTCCAGCAACGGTGCCGGCGACTGCCAGTATGCCGGCTGTGTCGCTGACCTGAACGGAAACTGCCCACAAGAGCTGCAGGTCATGAGCTCCGGCGCAGTGGTTGCTTGCAAGAGCGCGTGTGAAGCATTCGACACGCCGGAGTTTTGTTGCACCGGCGACCACGCAACGCCGGGCACTTGTTCGCCGACTCGGTATTCGGAGATGTTCAAAAATGCATGCCCAACAGCGTATAGCTATGCTTACGACGATGCTTCAAGTACTTGTACTTGTGCCGGGTCCGATTATTTGATCACATTTTGTCCCACCGGGTAA
- the LOC131331077 gene encoding uncharacterized protein LOC131331077, translating into MELRIWCSRCAGSSKSWFLRTRFRWAVVVFEIALILVWFEAGYSNSQEHQLWQPTEKGDENIISHSCIHDEILEQRRRPGRKVYSVTPQVYEGSAISKPLHRKGRALLGISKHSEKQINEKQPIRIYLNYDAVGHSHDRDCRSVGDIVKLGEPPQKPNRGVPSCSPNGDPPILGDCWYNCTSDDISVDDKKHRLRKALGRTADWFRRALAVEPVKGSLRLSGYSACGQDGGVQLPREYVEDGVADADLVLLVTTRPTTGNTLAWAVACERDQWGRAIAGHVNVAPRHLTAEAETLLSATLIHEVMHVLGFDPHAFAHFRDERKRRRSQVTEQALDEKLGRQVTRVVLPRVVLHSRYHYGAFSENFTGLELEDGGGRGTSGSHWEKRLLMNEIMTGSVDTRSVVSKMTLALLEDSGWYQANYSMADRLDWGSNQGTEFVTTPCNLWKGAYHCNTTQLSGCTYNREAEGYCPIVSYSGDLPQWARYFPQANKGGQSSLADYCTYYVAYSDGSCTDMNSARAPDRMLGEVRGSKSRCMASSLVRVGFVRGSTNQGNGCYQHRCINDSLEVAVDGIWKVCPEAGGPVQFPGFNGELICPAYHELCNTYSNPLSRQCPNSCNFNGDCVDGRCHCLPGFHGHDCSKRFCPSNCNGHGKCLQNGICECAKGYTGIDCSTAVCDEQCSLHGGVCDNGLCEFRCSDYAGYTCQDSSLLIANLSVCKDVLSGDGPGQHCAPSEGILQQLEEVVVLPNYNRLFPVASPGKFLNLFKSTNCDAAAKRLACWISIQKCDNDGDNRLRVCHSACHSYNLACGASLDCSDQTLFSNVGEGEGQCTGSVEIPLPWYSGFRSWFFW; encoded by the exons ATGGAGTTAAGGATTTGGTGTAGCCGATGTGCTGGGTCTTCGAAATCGTGGTTTTTGCGGACCAGGTTTCGCTGGGCCGTTGTTGTTTTCGAG ATTGCACTGATATTAGTATGGTTTGAAGCTGGTTATTCAAATTCCCAAGAACACCAATTGTGGCAACCCACAGAAAAGGGCGATGAAAACATTATATCACATTCCTGCATTCATGATGAGATACTTGAACAAAGGAGGCGACCTGGTCGTAAGGTGTATTCTGTGACGCCACAGGTTTATGAGGGGTCTGCTATCTCAAAACCCCTTCACCGCAAGGGGAGGGCATTGCTCGGTATTTCTAAACATTCAGAGAAACAAATAAATGAGAAGCAACCTATTAGGATTTATTTAAATTATGATGCTGTTGGCCACTCGCATGATAGAGACTGTCGAAGTGTTGGGGACATTGTAAAG CTTGGGGAACCTCCTCAGAAACCCAATCGGGGGGTGCCATCTTGTAGTCCTAATGGTGATCCTCCCATTCTTGGTGACTGCTGGTACAACTGCACTTCTGATGACATCTCTGTGGATGACAAAAAGCATCGCCTTCGAAAG GCACTTGGGCGGACAGCAGACTGGTTCAGAAGAGCCTTAGCTGTTGAACCCGTGAAGGGGAGCTTGAGGTTAAGTGGATATTCTGCATGTGGACAAGATGGAGGTGTACAGCTTCCACGGGAATATGTAGAGG ATGGTGTTGCTGATGCAGACTTAGTTCTTCTGGTAACTACAAGACCTACAACAGGCAACACTCTTGCATGGGCAGTGGCATGCGAACGGGATCAATGGGGTCGTGCAATTGCTG GACATGTTAATGTTGCTCCTCGCCACTTGACTGCAGAAGCAGAAACCTTACTTTCGGCCACACTCATACATGAG GTCATGCATGTTCTTGGGTTCGATCCCCATGCCTTTGCACATTTTCGGGATGAGAGGAAAAGAAGGCGTAGTCAG GTTACTGAACAGGCTCTGGATGAAAAACTGGGACGGCAGGTTACACGTGTTGTGCTTCCCCGGGTTGTTTTGCATTCTCGCTACCATTATGGG GCATTCTCTGAAAATTTCACTGGTTTAGAGCTAGAAGATGGCGGTGGGCGTGGTACTTCAG GATCCCACTGGGAGAAAAGGCTTCTGATGAATGAGATCATGACGGGATCAGTGGATACAAGATCGGTTGTTTCGAAAATGACACTGGCCTTGTTGGAGGATAGTGGATGGTACCAAGCGAATTATAGCATGGCTGACCGTCTTGACTGGGGAAGCAACCAAGGAACTGAAtttgttaccaccccttgcaatCTTTGGAAGGGAGCATACCATTGCAACACGACGCAGTTGTCAGGCTGTACATATAACAGGGAGGCAGAAGGTTACTGCCCTATTGTAAGTTACAGCGGGGACCTTCCTCAGTGGGCCCGTTATTTTCCTCAAGCGAACAAAG GTGGGCAGTCATCGTTAGCTGATTATTGCACTTACTATGTAGCTTATTCGGATGGATCATGCACAGATATGAACAGTGCTCGAGCACCTGACAGAATGTTGGGTGAGGTGAGAGGAAGTAAATCAAG GTGTATGGCTTCATCATTAGTACGAGTTGGGTTCGTAAGGGGTTCTACGAACCAAGGGAATGGCTGTTATCAGCACAGGTGTATAAATGACTCGCTAGAG GTTGCTGTGGATGGCATTTGGAAAGTGTGTCCTGAGGCTGGTGGACCAGTTCAGTTTCCTGGATTCAATG GTGAGCTGATTTGCCCTGCATACCACGAATTATGCAACACATACTCAAACCCTCTGTCTAGGCAATGTCCCAATTCGTGTAACTTTAATGGAGACTGTGTTGATGGAAGGTGTCATTGCTTGCCAGGGTTTCATGGCCATGACTGTAGTAAAC GCTTTTGCCCTAGCAATTGTAATGGGCATGGCAAGTGCCTTCAAAACGGTATTTGTGAATGTGCAAAAGGATACACTGGCATTGACTGCTCCACTG CTGTCTGTGACGAACAATGCAGCCTTCATGGAGGGGTGTGTGATAATGGACTATGTGAGTTCCGCTGCTCAGACTATGCTGGCTACACTTGCCAGGACAGCTCTCTGCTCATTGCCAATCTTTCAGTTTGCAAAGATGTGCTGAGTGGTGATGGACCTGGACAACATTGTGCACCTAGTGAAGGTATATTGCAGCAGCTAGAAGAAGTTGTTGTGCTTCCTAACTACAACCGATTGTTCCCAGTTGCTTCTCCTGGAAAGTTTTTGAATCTATTTAAGAGTACCAACTGCGATGCAGCTGCTAAGCGGCTAGCTTGCTGG ATTTCGATCCAAAAGTGCGACAATGACGGTGACAATAGGCTTCGCGTGTGCCATTCAGCATGCCATTCATATAACTTAGCATGTGGGGCCTCACTTGACTGCTCAGACCAAACGCTGTTTAGTAATGTGGGTGAGGGCGAAGGTCAGTGCACGGGCTCTGTTGAGATTCCATTGCCCTGGTATAGTGGCTTTAGGAGCTGGTTTTTCTGGTAA